The proteins below come from a single Athene noctua chromosome 6, bAthNoc1.hap1.1, whole genome shotgun sequence genomic window:
- the PTGR2 gene encoding prostaglandin reductase 2 isoform X2, which translates to MIIQRVVLNSRPGKNGVPVAENFRLEQSAIADTIQAGQVRVRTLYLSVDPYMRCRMNEDTGSDYLLPWQLSEVADGGGIGIVEESKHDNLAKGDFVISFSWPWQTVAILDGSLLQKLVPQLVNGHLSYFLGAAGITGLTALLGIKEKGHVSVGANQTMVVSGAAGACGSLAGQIGRLEGCSRVVGIAGTDEKCSILVQEMGFDAAINYKKGDVAEQLRKLCPGGVDVYFDNVGGDISDTVISQMNRNSHIILCGQISQYNKDVPYPPPLPPDIEKIRKERNITRERFLVLNYMDKQEASVLQLCQWIQEGKLKVRETMVEGLANVGAAFQSMMNGGNIGKQIVLVSK; encoded by the exons ATGATTATACAGAGAGTAGTGCTGAATTCACGCCCTG GTAAGAATGGAGTGCCAGTGGCTGAAAATTTCCGACTGGAACAAAGTGCAATAGCAGATACAATCCAAGCAGGACAAGTGCGTGTCAGAACCCTTTATCTTTCTGTGGACCCTTACATG CGCTGTCGAATGAATGAGGATACTGGCTCGGATTACCTCCTGCCCTGGCAGCTGTCTGAAGTTGCTGATGGGGGGGGCATTGGGATTGTGGAGGAGAGCAAGCACGATAACCTTGCTAAAGGAGACTTTGTCATTTCCTTCAGTTGGCCCTGGCAGACAGTGGCAATTCTAGATGGAAGCTTGCTACAAAAG CTTGTTCCACAACTTGTAAATGGACACCTTTCCTACTTTCTCGGTGCAGCTGGCATCACAGGACTGACGGCCCTCTTAGGTATAAAGGAGAAAGGACATGTGTCTGTGGGTGCAAATCAGACAATGGTGGTGAGCGGAGCAGCTGGTGCCTGTGGCTCTTTGGCTGGCCAG ATTGGCCGTCTGGAGGGCTGTTCTAGAGTGGTGGGGATTGCTGGCACAGATGAGAAGTGCTCCATTTTGGTCCAAGAAATGGGATTTGATGCTGCTATCAATTACAAGAAGGGGGATGTGGCAGAGCAGCTACGTAAACTCTGCCCAGGCGGTGTGGATGTTTATTTTGACAATGTTGGTGGAGACATCAGCGATACAGTTATAAGTCAG ATGAATCGGAACAGCCATATCATCCTGTGTGGACAGATTTCTCAGTATAATAAAGATGTGCCTTATCCTCCTCCACTGCCTCCTGACATAGAAAAAATACGGAAAGAAAGGAATATCACAAG GGAGAGATTCCTGGTGTTGAACTACATGGACAAACAGGAAGCTAGTGTATTACAACTCTGTCAGTGGATCCAAGAGGGTAAACTGAAG GTCAGAGAGACCATGGTAGAAGGCTTGGCAAATGTTGGTG CCGCTTTCCAGTCCATGATGAATGGAGGCAATATTGGAAAACAGATCGTCTTAGTTTCTAAGTAA
- the PTGR2 gene encoding prostaglandin reductase 2 isoform X4 — MEESLPLGFLLSTHVRAACEIQHRIAAKAGMIIQRVVLNSRPGKNGVPVAENFRLEQSAIADTIQAGQVRVRTLYLSVDPYMRCRMNEDTGSDYLLPWQLSEVADGGGIGIVEESKHDNLAKGDFVISFSWPWQTVAILDGSLLQKLVPQLVNGHLSYFLGAAGITGLTALLGIKEKGHVSVGANQTMVVSGAAGACGSLAGQMNRNSHIILCGQISQYNKDVPYPPPLPPDIEKIRKERNITRERFLVLNYMDKQEASVLQLCQWIQEGKLKVRETMVEGLANVGAAFQSMMNGGNIGKQIVLVSK; from the exons ATGGAGGAATCCCTTCCTCTGGGATTCCTCCTCAGCACCCACGTCAGGGCTGCTTGTG AAATCCAGCACAGAATTGCTGCAAAAGCAGGGATGATTATACAGAGAGTAGTGCTGAATTCACGCCCTG GTAAGAATGGAGTGCCAGTGGCTGAAAATTTCCGACTGGAACAAAGTGCAATAGCAGATACAATCCAAGCAGGACAAGTGCGTGTCAGAACCCTTTATCTTTCTGTGGACCCTTACATG CGCTGTCGAATGAATGAGGATACTGGCTCGGATTACCTCCTGCCCTGGCAGCTGTCTGAAGTTGCTGATGGGGGGGGCATTGGGATTGTGGAGGAGAGCAAGCACGATAACCTTGCTAAAGGAGACTTTGTCATTTCCTTCAGTTGGCCCTGGCAGACAGTGGCAATTCTAGATGGAAGCTTGCTACAAAAG CTTGTTCCACAACTTGTAAATGGACACCTTTCCTACTTTCTCGGTGCAGCTGGCATCACAGGACTGACGGCCCTCTTAGGTATAAAGGAGAAAGGACATGTGTCTGTGGGTGCAAATCAGACAATGGTGGTGAGCGGAGCAGCTGGTGCCTGTGGCTCTTTGGCTGGCCAG ATGAATCGGAACAGCCATATCATCCTGTGTGGACAGATTTCTCAGTATAATAAAGATGTGCCTTATCCTCCTCCACTGCCTCCTGACATAGAAAAAATACGGAAAGAAAGGAATATCACAAG GGAGAGATTCCTGGTGTTGAACTACATGGACAAACAGGAAGCTAGTGTATTACAACTCTGTCAGTGGATCCAAGAGGGTAAACTGAAG GTCAGAGAGACCATGGTAGAAGGCTTGGCAAATGTTGGTG CCGCTTTCCAGTCCATGATGAATGGAGGCAATATTGGAAAACAGATCGTCTTAGTTTCTAAGTAA
- the PTGR2 gene encoding prostaglandin reductase 2 isoform X1: protein MEESLPLGFLLSTHVRAACEIQHRIAAKAGMIIQRVVLNSRPGKNGVPVAENFRLEQSAIADTIQAGQVRVRTLYLSVDPYMRCRMNEDTGSDYLLPWQLSEVADGGGIGIVEESKHDNLAKGDFVISFSWPWQTVAILDGSLLQKLVPQLVNGHLSYFLGAAGITGLTALLGIKEKGHVSVGANQTMVVSGAAGACGSLAGQIGRLEGCSRVVGIAGTDEKCSILVQEMGFDAAINYKKGDVAEQLRKLCPGGVDVYFDNVGGDISDTVISQMNRNSHIILCGQISQYNKDVPYPPPLPPDIEKIRKERNITRERFLVLNYMDKQEASVLQLCQWIQEGKLKVRETMVEGLANVGAAFQSMMNGGNIGKQIVLVSK, encoded by the exons ATGGAGGAATCCCTTCCTCTGGGATTCCTCCTCAGCACCCACGTCAGGGCTGCTTGTG AAATCCAGCACAGAATTGCTGCAAAAGCAGGGATGATTATACAGAGAGTAGTGCTGAATTCACGCCCTG GTAAGAATGGAGTGCCAGTGGCTGAAAATTTCCGACTGGAACAAAGTGCAATAGCAGATACAATCCAAGCAGGACAAGTGCGTGTCAGAACCCTTTATCTTTCTGTGGACCCTTACATG CGCTGTCGAATGAATGAGGATACTGGCTCGGATTACCTCCTGCCCTGGCAGCTGTCTGAAGTTGCTGATGGGGGGGGCATTGGGATTGTGGAGGAGAGCAAGCACGATAACCTTGCTAAAGGAGACTTTGTCATTTCCTTCAGTTGGCCCTGGCAGACAGTGGCAATTCTAGATGGAAGCTTGCTACAAAAG CTTGTTCCACAACTTGTAAATGGACACCTTTCCTACTTTCTCGGTGCAGCTGGCATCACAGGACTGACGGCCCTCTTAGGTATAAAGGAGAAAGGACATGTGTCTGTGGGTGCAAATCAGACAATGGTGGTGAGCGGAGCAGCTGGTGCCTGTGGCTCTTTGGCTGGCCAG ATTGGCCGTCTGGAGGGCTGTTCTAGAGTGGTGGGGATTGCTGGCACAGATGAGAAGTGCTCCATTTTGGTCCAAGAAATGGGATTTGATGCTGCTATCAATTACAAGAAGGGGGATGTGGCAGAGCAGCTACGTAAACTCTGCCCAGGCGGTGTGGATGTTTATTTTGACAATGTTGGTGGAGACATCAGCGATACAGTTATAAGTCAG ATGAATCGGAACAGCCATATCATCCTGTGTGGACAGATTTCTCAGTATAATAAAGATGTGCCTTATCCTCCTCCACTGCCTCCTGACATAGAAAAAATACGGAAAGAAAGGAATATCACAAG GGAGAGATTCCTGGTGTTGAACTACATGGACAAACAGGAAGCTAGTGTATTACAACTCTGTCAGTGGATCCAAGAGGGTAAACTGAAG GTCAGAGAGACCATGGTAGAAGGCTTGGCAAATGTTGGTG CCGCTTTCCAGTCCATGATGAATGGAGGCAATATTGGAAAACAGATCGTCTTAGTTTCTAAGTAA
- the PTGR2 gene encoding prostaglandin reductase 2 isoform X3 — translation MEESLPLGFLLSTHVRAACEIQHRIAAKAGMIIQRVVLNSRPGKNGVPVAENFRLEQSAIADTIQAGQVRVRTLYLSVDPYMRCRMNEDTGSDYLLPWQLSEVADGGGIGIVEESKHDNLAKGDFVISFSWPWQTVAILDGSLLQKLVPQLVNGHLSYFLGAAGITGLTALLGIKEKGHVSVGANQTMVVSGAAGACGSLAGQIGRLEGCSRVVGIAGTDEKCSILVQEMGFDAAINYKKGDVAEQLRKLCPGGVDVYFDNVGGDISDTVISQMNRNSHIILCGQISQYNKDVPYPPPLPPDIEKIRKERNITRQLCQQDMQNFGEPES, via the exons ATGGAGGAATCCCTTCCTCTGGGATTCCTCCTCAGCACCCACGTCAGGGCTGCTTGTG AAATCCAGCACAGAATTGCTGCAAAAGCAGGGATGATTATACAGAGAGTAGTGCTGAATTCACGCCCTG GTAAGAATGGAGTGCCAGTGGCTGAAAATTTCCGACTGGAACAAAGTGCAATAGCAGATACAATCCAAGCAGGACAAGTGCGTGTCAGAACCCTTTATCTTTCTGTGGACCCTTACATG CGCTGTCGAATGAATGAGGATACTGGCTCGGATTACCTCCTGCCCTGGCAGCTGTCTGAAGTTGCTGATGGGGGGGGCATTGGGATTGTGGAGGAGAGCAAGCACGATAACCTTGCTAAAGGAGACTTTGTCATTTCCTTCAGTTGGCCCTGGCAGACAGTGGCAATTCTAGATGGAAGCTTGCTACAAAAG CTTGTTCCACAACTTGTAAATGGACACCTTTCCTACTTTCTCGGTGCAGCTGGCATCACAGGACTGACGGCCCTCTTAGGTATAAAGGAGAAAGGACATGTGTCTGTGGGTGCAAATCAGACAATGGTGGTGAGCGGAGCAGCTGGTGCCTGTGGCTCTTTGGCTGGCCAG ATTGGCCGTCTGGAGGGCTGTTCTAGAGTGGTGGGGATTGCTGGCACAGATGAGAAGTGCTCCATTTTGGTCCAAGAAATGGGATTTGATGCTGCTATCAATTACAAGAAGGGGGATGTGGCAGAGCAGCTACGTAAACTCTGCCCAGGCGGTGTGGATGTTTATTTTGACAATGTTGGTGGAGACATCAGCGATACAGTTATAAGTCAG ATGAATCGGAACAGCCATATCATCCTGTGTGGACAGATTTCTCAGTATAATAAAGATGTGCCTTATCCTCCTCCACTGCCTCCTGACATAGAAAAAATACGGAAAGAAAGGAATATCACAAG acagctctgccagcaggATATGCAAAATTTTGGGGAGCCTGAAAGTTAA